A genome region from Bombilactobacillus bombi includes the following:
- the parE gene encoding DNA topoisomerase IV subunit B: MVKKQQYDDSSIQILHGLEAVRKRPGMYIGSTDVRGLHHLVYEIVDNSVDEALAGFGKNIDVIINPDNSITVADQGRGMPTGMHKSGIPTIEVILTVLHAGGKFSENNYKTSGGLHGVGSSVVNALSEWLKVRVVRDHIAYEEEFAHGGQPQGTLKKIGKVKQTSGTTISFKPDPEIFQTTTFNFNTLAERLRESAFLLKGVTITLTDLRTDSAHKEEYFFPDGIQSFVRYLNEGKDPIKDVFYFDGHQNNIEVEFSGQYNDGYSENMISFVNNVRTPDGGSHEVGMKTGLTKAFNEYARKVGLLKENDKNLEGTDVREGLSAVLSVRIPEDLLQFEGQTKSKLGTTEARGAVDNVVYTQMSFYLLENGDFGQTLVKKALKAREAREAARKARENTRSGKRKKKDQGVLSGKLTPAQSRNPQKNELYLVEGNSAGGSAKQGRDRKFQAILPLRGKVLNTQKAKLDDIFKNEEINTMIYTIGAGVGPEFKAEDSNYDKVIIMTDADTDGAHIQILLLTFFYRYMRPLIEAGKVYIALPPLYKLQKGRGDKLKIEYAWTDSELNAEIKQMGPGYSLQRFKGLGEMNSGQLWETTMNPATRTLVRVRIDDAALAERRVTTLMGDKVEPRREWIEENVKFNLEEDGSLLETDSSKNVLAKRDLKNQLNSK; the protein is encoded by the coding sequence ATGGTTAAAAAACAACAATATGATGATTCATCTATTCAGATTTTACATGGTTTGGAAGCTGTACGCAAACGTCCTGGAATGTATATTGGTTCTACGGATGTTCGCGGCTTACATCATTTAGTGTATGAAATTGTTGATAATTCAGTTGATGAAGCCTTGGCTGGCTTTGGAAAAAATATCGATGTAATAATTAATCCTGATAATTCTATAACAGTGGCCGATCAAGGTCGAGGGATGCCAACCGGGATGCATAAATCTGGTATTCCCACTATTGAAGTTATTTTAACAGTTTTACACGCTGGGGGTAAATTTTCTGAAAATAATTATAAGACTTCTGGTGGTTTGCATGGAGTAGGTTCATCAGTAGTTAACGCCCTATCCGAATGGCTCAAAGTTCGAGTTGTACGAGATCACATTGCCTATGAAGAAGAGTTTGCTCATGGTGGTCAACCACAAGGAACGCTTAAAAAAATCGGTAAAGTTAAACAAACAAGTGGAACCACAATTTCTTTTAAGCCAGATCCTGAAATTTTTCAAACAACTACGTTTAATTTTAATACCTTGGCTGAACGTTTGCGAGAATCGGCTTTTCTTTTAAAGGGTGTTACGATCACCTTAACTGATTTAAGAACTGATTCAGCGCATAAGGAAGAGTACTTTTTTCCTGATGGAATTCAATCTTTTGTGAGATATCTCAATGAAGGTAAAGATCCCATTAAAGATGTTTTTTATTTTGATGGCCACCAAAATAATATTGAAGTGGAGTTCTCCGGCCAATATAATGATGGTTATTCAGAAAATATGATTTCATTTGTGAACAATGTGCGCACACCCGATGGTGGTAGCCATGAAGTAGGCATGAAAACTGGTTTAACCAAGGCGTTTAACGAATATGCTCGCAAAGTCGGGTTACTTAAAGAAAATGATAAGAACTTAGAAGGGACAGATGTCCGCGAAGGTTTAAGCGCCGTTTTATCTGTACGGATACCTGAAGATTTACTACAATTTGAAGGGCAAACTAAGAGTAAATTAGGAACTACCGAGGCCCGTGGAGCCGTAGATAACGTTGTTTATACGCAGATGTCTTTTTATCTTTTAGAAAACGGAGATTTTGGACAAACTTTAGTTAAAAAAGCCTTAAAAGCGCGCGAAGCCCGCGAAGCTGCGCGCAAAGCCCGTGAGAATACCCGTTCTGGTAAAAGAAAAAAGAAAGATCAAGGTGTACTTTCGGGTAAATTGACGCCTGCGCAGTCACGTAATCCTCAAAAAAATGAGTTATACTTAGTCGAAGGAAACTCCGCCGGTGGTTCTGCTAAGCAGGGACGTGATCGCAAGTTTCAAGCCATTTTACCGCTCCGGGGGAAAGTATTAAATACTCAAAAGGCGAAGCTGGATGATATTTTTAAAAATGAAGAAATTAATACTATGATTTATACAATTGGTGCTGGCGTAGGTCCTGAATTCAAAGCCGAAGATAGTAATTATGATAAAGTTATTATTATGACTGATGCTGATACCGATGGTGCGCATATTCAAATCTTGTTATTAACCTTTTTCTATCGTTACATGCGTCCTTTAATTGAAGCAGGCAAAGTATATATTGCTTTACCACCTTTGTACAAGCTACAAAAGGGGCGTGGAGACAAACTAAAAATTGAATACGCATGGACCGATTCTGAATTAAATGCTGAAATTAAGCAAATGGGTCCGGGGTATAGTTTGCAGCGTTTTAAAGGATTAGGTGAAATGAATTCTGGTCAACTTTGGGAAACCACAATGAATCCTGCTACTCGTACTTTGGTGCGGGTTCGAATTGATGATGCGGCTCTTGCCGAAAGACGAGTGACAACATTGATGGGCGATAAAGTGGAACCTCGCCGGGAATGGATTGAAGAAAATGTTAAATTTAATCTAGAAGAAGACGGCAGTCTTTTGGAAACTGATTCAAGCAAGAATGTTCTTGCTAAACGTGATTTAAAAAATCAATTAAATTCAAAATAA
- a CDS encoding methionine ABC transporter permease, with the protein MVKLINTWMPNVVANWSGDNGFEVAIYQTLYMTFISAIFAGILGIILGIALLVTDANGILPHKRLYYVLDKLVNLFRSIPFVVLLAVIGPFTKLIVGQTIGPTGALVPLIIGTAPFFARQVQLALVEVDPGIIEAAQAMGLSPWQIIYHVYLTEGLPELIRSATLTLISLIGLTAMAGAVGGGGLGNMAIAVGYQRFENDVTIVSMILILILVFIVQGIGDFAVKKLQH; encoded by the coding sequence ATGGTTAAATTAATTAATACTTGGATGCCCAACGTAGTTGCCAATTGGAGTGGTGATAATGGATTTGAAGTTGCAATTTACCAAACCTTATATATGACTTTTATTAGTGCAATTTTTGCAGGTATTTTGGGAATAATTTTAGGCATTGCTTTACTGGTTACTGATGCCAATGGAATTTTGCCTCATAAGCGGTTATATTATGTGTTAGATAAATTAGTTAATTTATTTCGCTCTATTCCTTTTGTAGTTTTACTGGCAGTTATTGGACCGTTTACGAAGCTAATTGTAGGACAAACAATTGGTCCTACAGGAGCTTTGGTGCCGTTAATCATTGGAACAGCTCCATTTTTTGCACGTCAGGTTCAATTAGCTTTAGTGGAAGTGGATCCAGGAATCATAGAGGCGGCCCAAGCAATGGGGTTATCACCTTGGCAGATTATCTATCATGTTTATTTAACAGAAGGACTACCAGAGTTAATTCGTTCGGCCACTTTGACTTTAATTAGTTTAATTGGGTTAACCGCTATGGCGGGTGCTGTCGGTGGCGGTGGCCTGGGTAATATGGCCATTGCCGTCGGATATCAGCGTTTTGAAAATGACGTCACAATTGTGTCAATGATTTTAATTTTGATTTTAGTCTTTATTGTCCAAGGAATTGGGGATTTCGCAGTGAAAAAATTACAACATTAA
- a CDS encoding methionine ABC transporter ATP-binding protein, with protein sequence MIELNQVAVRFTQKDQIVDAVQDVSLEIKQGDVYGIIGYSGAGKSTLVRVINLLQRPTAGQVIVNHKNLLQLTPKQLRVERKNIGMIFQHFNLLNSRTVFGNVDFPLMDSKLTSTERQQKVNKLLKLVGLSDKADNYPSQLSGGQKQRVAIARALANDPEILISDEATSALDPETTTEILNLLGYLNQSLGITIVIITHEMDAIKQVCNHVAVMDQGKIVEKGSLLDIFGQPQHALTKKFVDSSTQLGPALKEIKKSQILPANAQNLIELNYLGDVTEEPIVVELYKKFNVEANILFSNIEQLQGTTVGIMLLALNGSATDVQKALAYLNQLNVNVKQINLAEIEAN encoded by the coding sequence ATTATTGAACTTAATCAAGTGGCAGTACGTTTTACGCAAAAGGATCAAATAGTTGATGCAGTTCAGGACGTTTCCTTAGAAATCAAGCAAGGGGATGTTTATGGAATTATAGGTTATTCGGGAGCAGGCAAGAGTACGCTGGTGCGAGTGATTAATCTTTTGCAAAGGCCAACAGCCGGACAAGTAATCGTTAATCATAAAAACTTGCTACAGTTAACACCCAAGCAATTGCGCGTGGAACGCAAAAATATTGGGATGATTTTTCAACATTTTAATTTACTGAATTCGCGTACTGTATTTGGAAATGTTGACTTTCCCTTAATGGATTCAAAACTAACTTCTACTGAGCGGCAACAAAAGGTTAACAAATTGTTAAAATTAGTGGGCTTAAGTGATAAGGCTGATAATTATCCTTCGCAATTATCAGGAGGGCAAAAACAACGAGTTGCCATTGCCCGCGCCCTAGCTAATGACCCTGAAATTTTGATTTCCGATGAAGCTACTAGTGCGTTAGATCCAGAAACTACAACTGAAATTTTGAATTTATTAGGGTATTTAAATCAATCCTTAGGAATTACGATTGTGATTATTACTCATGAAATGGACGCTATCAAGCAAGTATGTAACCATGTTGCAGTTATGGATCAAGGCAAAATTGTAGAAAAAGGCAGTTTACTTGATATCTTTGGCCAACCACAGCATGCCTTGACTAAAAAATTTGTTGATTCTTCGACACAATTAGGACCAGCACTAAAAGAAATCAAAAAGAGTCAAATTTTGCCGGCTAACGCCCAAAATTTAATTGAATTAAATTATTTAGGGGATGTAACTGAAGAACCAATCGTCGTGGAGTTGTATAAAAAATTTAATGTAGAAGCAAATATTTTGTTTAGCAATATTGAACAATTACAAGGGACAACAGTTGGTATTATGTTATTAGCACTAAATGGTTCAGCTACTGATGTCCAAAAGGCCTTAGCTTATTTAAATCAATTAAATGTCAATGTTAAACAAATTAATTTAGCAGAAATCGAGGCGAATTAA
- the plsY gene encoding glycerol-3-phosphate 1-O-acyltransferase PlsY, with protein sequence MKLIICFILAYLIGSIPSAYLLGKIYFHQDIRQLGSGNIGTTNTFRTFGFFPGTTVLLLDIFKGTLGASLPLFLGVPGKQWVLLVGIAAVIGHCFPIFLHFKGGKAVATGSGILLAYNPVLFLVAATMFAALVLLTSTVSIASLVVMPVFTIITFVIHDYYLLLAAIIVTIIIYIRHLPNIKRLAKHQENLVHIGLVYYLQKKRHQ encoded by the coding sequence TTGAAACTTATAATCTGTTTTATTCTGGCATATTTAATTGGCTCTATTCCCTCAGCTTACTTACTAGGAAAAATTTATTTTCATCAAGATATCCGACAGTTAGGTAGTGGCAATATTGGGACCACTAATACTTTTAGAACTTTTGGATTTTTCCCGGGGACAACGGTTCTGTTACTAGATATTTTTAAAGGCACCTTAGGAGCCAGTCTACCGTTATTTTTAGGTGTTCCTGGTAAACAATGGGTTTTACTAGTCGGAATTGCTGCTGTTATTGGCCATTGCTTTCCCATTTTTCTGCATTTTAAAGGTGGAAAGGCTGTTGCCACAGGTTCTGGAATTTTATTAGCTTATAATCCCGTGCTATTTTTAGTTGCAGCTACCATGTTTGCAGCTTTAGTATTGTTAACCAGTACAGTTAGTATTGCTAGCTTAGTAGTAATGCCCGTCTTTACAATTATCACTTTTGTGATTCATGATTACTACTTGTTATTAGCTGCTATTATTGTCACCATTATTATTTATATTCGCCATTTACCAAATATTAAACGTTTGGCAAAGCATCAAGAGAATCTTGTTCACATCGGTTTAGTTTATTATTTACAAAAGAAGCGCCATCAGTAA